In uncultured Methanobrevibacter sp., the DNA window TTTGGGACGATAACAATGATCAAGATGGTGTCAGACCTCCTAGTGTGACTGTTATCTTGTATGCTGACGGCACTGAGATCAACCGTACTGTTTTGTCTGAGGAGAACAATTGGAAATGGACTTTCCCTGAATTGGACAAATACAACAACGGAATCTTGATTGTCTACACTGTTAATGAGACTGCTGTTGCTAATTATACTGTTAACATTACTCAGGTGGGCAATGATTTCACCTTGAACAACACTCACGTTCCTGAATTGACT includes these proteins:
- a CDS encoding Cna B-type domain-containing protein, encoding MNNWKWTFPELDKYKNGELIVYTVNETAVANYTVNITQVGNDFTLNNTHVPELTEVNVTKIWDDNNDQDGVRPPSVTVILYADGTEINRTVLSEENNWKWTFPELDKYNNGILIVYTVNETAVANYTVNITQVGNDFTLNNTHVPELT